A part of Bosea sp. (in: a-proteobacteria) genomic DNA contains:
- a CDS encoding pyridoxal phosphate-dependent aminotransferase, giving the protein MTLHLVDSFGRIGEENAFAVLARATELQRQGKDIINLGIGQPDFPTPPHIVEAAIKALRDGHHGYTPATGILPLREAVAAYVHRSSGARISPESVLIVPGGKITMHMAILMFGEPGAEILYPDPGFPIYRSMIEFTGATPVPVPIREEAGFAFTADELLSLITPKTRLIIVNSPANPTGGVTPKAEIDRLVAGLARWPDVAIMSDEIYDAQVYDGMAHVSLMSYPEIRDRLILLNGWSKTYAMTGWRMGWSVWPSPLYDAARKLAVNSYSCVNAAAQWAGLAALEGPQDAVHAMAAEFDRRRGAVVAGLNALPGVSCIAPKGAFYAFPNIAKTGWKAKALASALLEDAGVATIGGPDFGVHGEGYIRLSYANSLPNIEKALQRMGDFLTRRNVV; this is encoded by the coding sequence ATGACCCTGCATCTCGTCGATTCCTTCGGCCGCATCGGAGAAGAGAACGCCTTCGCCGTGCTGGCCCGCGCCACCGAACTGCAGCGCCAGGGCAAGGACATCATCAATCTCGGCATCGGCCAGCCCGATTTTCCCACGCCGCCGCACATCGTCGAGGCCGCCATCAAGGCGCTGCGCGACGGCCATCACGGCTACACCCCGGCCACAGGGATCCTGCCCCTGCGCGAGGCGGTCGCCGCCTATGTGCATCGCTCGTCAGGCGCCCGGATCAGCCCCGAAAGCGTGTTGATCGTGCCGGGCGGCAAGATCACCATGCACATGGCGATCCTGATGTTCGGCGAGCCCGGCGCGGAAATCCTCTATCCGGACCCTGGCTTTCCCATCTACCGCTCGATGATCGAATTCACAGGCGCGACGCCGGTGCCCGTGCCGATCCGCGAGGAGGCGGGCTTCGCCTTCACCGCGGACGAGCTGCTCTCGCTGATCACGCCGAAGACGCGCCTCATCATCGTCAACTCGCCCGCCAACCCCACCGGCGGCGTCACGCCCAAGGCGGAGATCGACAGGCTCGTGGCAGGCCTCGCCCGCTGGCCGGATGTGGCGATCATGTCGGACGAGATCTATGACGCGCAGGTCTATGACGGCATGGCCCATGTCTCGCTCATGTCCTATCCCGAAATCCGGGACCGGCTGATCCTGCTCAATGGCTGGTCCAAGACCTATGCCATGACAGGCTGGCGCATGGGCTGGTCGGTCTGGCCCAGCCCGCTCTATGACGCGGCCCGCAAGCTGGCGGTGAACTCCTATTCCTGCGTCAATGCGGCCGCGCAGTGGGCCGGCCTTGCTGCGCTTGAAGGGCCGCAGGATGCGGTGCACGCCATGGCCGCCGAATTCGACCGCCGCCGCGGCGCGGTGGTCGCAGGCCTCAATGCCCTGCCCGGCGTGAGCTGCATCGCGCCAAAGGGCGCGTTCTATGCCTTCCCGAACATCGCGAAGACCGGCTGGAAGGCGAAGGCCCTTGCCTCCGCGCTGCTGGAGGATGCCGGCGTCGCCACGATCGGCGGCCCCGATTTCGGTGTCCACGGCGAAGGCTATATTCGCCTCAGCTACGCCAACTCGTTGCCGAACATCGAAAAGGCGCTGCAACGGATGGGCGACTTCCTGACACGGCGCAATGTGGTCTGA
- a CDS encoding hydratase: MPIAAALADDILLALSRRSQIRPLTDHVEGFDEAAAYRVSRAVTARRMAQGETVVGCKIGFTNRTIWDEYGVHQPIHGAVYDTTLRHVAGMVSDDGLGLLVEPRIEPEIVLGLGAPPEAGMDERALMGCIAWVAHGFEIVQSLYPGWVFRAADCIAAFGLHGRLLVGPQVAVAAADRDAWHERLRSFTIALGRDGAVVDTGEARNVLDGPVSALRHLVVTLAADQDAAPLRSGDLVTTGTVTRAFPVRPGERWRTSLSGLDLPGMDVTFV, from the coding sequence ATGCCCATCGCCGCCGCCCTCGCCGACGACATCCTGCTGGCGCTCTCGCGGCGCAGCCAGATCAGGCCCCTGACCGATCATGTCGAGGGCTTCGACGAGGCTGCGGCCTACCGCGTCTCGCGCGCGGTGACGGCGCGGCGCATGGCGCAGGGCGAGACAGTGGTGGGCTGCAAGATCGGCTTCACCAACCGCACGATCTGGGACGAATACGGGGTTCACCAGCCCATTCACGGCGCGGTCTATGACACGACGCTGCGCCATGTGGCGGGCATGGTGAGCGATGACGGGCTCGGCCTGCTGGTGGAGCCGCGCATCGAACCCGAGATCGTGCTCGGGCTTGGCGCGCCGCCCGAGGCCGGCATGGACGAGCGCGCCCTGATGGGCTGCATCGCCTGGGTGGCGCACGGCTTCGAGATCGTGCAGTCGCTCTATCCGGGCTGGGTGTTCAGGGCCGCCGACTGCATCGCCGCCTTCGGGCTGCATGGGCGGCTGCTGGTGGGGCCGCAGGTCGCGGTCGCCGCCGCCGATCGCGACGCATGGCATGAGCGTCTGCGCAGCTTCACCATCGCGCTCGGCCGCGATGGCGCTGTGGTCGACACCGGCGAAGCCCGCAACGTGCTGGATGGGCCTGTCTCGGCGCTGAGGCACCTCGTTGTGACTCTGGCGGCCGATCAGGATGCCGCGCCGCTGCGCAGCGGCGATCTGGTGACCACGGGCACGGTGACGCGCGCCTTCCCCGTGCGGCCGGGCGAGCGCTGGCGCACCAGCCTTTCCGGCCTCGACCTGCCTGGCATGGACGTGACGTTCGTGTGA
- a CDS encoding dihydrolipoyl dehydrogenase produces the protein MSYDLIIIGTGPGGYVCAIRAAQLGLKVAVVEKRKTHGGACLNVGCIPSKAMLHASERFEEAGHGFEALGIKVGKPTLDLPAMMKHKQETVDANVGGVAFLLKKNKVEAFHGLGTILASGANGLNRVQVTAGDGSAQVLEAKNVVIATGSEPASLPGIAIDEKTVVTSTGALELAGVPKRLLIIGAGVIGLELGSVWGRLGAEITVIEYLDRILPGMDTEVASQFQRILAKQGMSFHLSSKVTKVEAGPSGAKVTVEPAAGGEAQIIEADIVLVAVGRRPNTDGLGLEAVGVAMERGRVVTGDHYETNVAGIYAIGDVIKGPMLAHKAEDEGVALAEILAGKAGHVNYGIIPGVVYTMPEVATIGATEDELKAAGAAYKVGKFPFTANGRARAMRATEGFVKVLADAATDRVLGAHIIGAGAGDLIHEVAVLMEFGGSSEDLARTCHAHPTLSEAVKEAALAVEKRALHI, from the coding sequence ATGTCCTACGACCTGATCATCATCGGCACCGGCCCCGGCGGCTATGTCTGCGCCATCCGCGCGGCGCAGCTGGGGCTGAAAGTGGCCGTTGTCGAGAAGCGCAAGACCCACGGCGGCGCCTGCCTCAATGTCGGCTGCATCCCCTCCAAGGCGATGCTGCACGCCTCCGAGCGGTTTGAGGAGGCTGGCCACGGCTTCGAGGCGCTCGGCATCAAGGTCGGCAAGCCGACGCTCGACCTGCCCGCGATGATGAAGCACAAGCAGGAGACGGTGGACGCCAATGTCGGCGGCGTCGCCTTCCTGCTGAAGAAGAACAAGGTCGAAGCCTTCCATGGCCTCGGCACCATCCTTGCGTCCGGCGCGAACGGGCTCAACCGGGTGCAGGTCACTGCCGGGGATGGCTCGGCCCAGGTGCTCGAAGCGAAAAACGTCGTGATAGCCACGGGATCGGAGCCTGCCAGCCTGCCCGGCATCGCCATCGATGAGAAGACGGTCGTGACCTCGACCGGCGCGCTGGAACTGGCGGGCGTGCCGAAGCGGCTGCTCATCATCGGCGCCGGCGTGATCGGGCTCGAACTCGGCTCCGTCTGGGGGCGGCTGGGGGCGGAAATCACGGTCATCGAATATCTCGACCGCATCCTGCCGGGCATGGACACGGAAGTGGCCAGCCAGTTTCAGCGCATCCTGGCCAAGCAGGGCATGAGCTTCCATCTGTCCTCCAAGGTGACGAAGGTCGAGGCCGGCCCATCGGGCGCCAAGGTCACGGTGGAGCCCGCAGCCGGCGGCGAAGCGCAGATCATTGAGGCGGACATCGTGCTGGTGGCGGTGGGCCGGAGGCCGAACACGGACGGGCTTGGCCTCGAGGCGGTGGGCGTCGCCATGGAGCGCGGGCGCGTCGTGACCGGGGACCATTACGAGACCAATGTGGCGGGCATCTACGCGATTGGCGACGTGATCAAGGGGCCGATGCTGGCGCACAAGGCCGAGGATGAGGGCGTCGCGCTGGCCGAGATCCTCGCCGGCAAGGCCGGCCATGTGAATTACGGCATCATTCCCGGCGTGGTCTACACCATGCCGGAAGTGGCCACGATCGGCGCGACCGAGGATGAGCTCAAGGCCGCCGGCGCCGCCTACAAGGTCGGCAAGTTCCCCTTCACCGCCAATGGCCGGGCCCGCGCCATGCGCGCCACCGAGGGCTTCGTGAAGGTGCTGGCCGATGCCGCGACCGATCGCGTGCTCGGCGCGCACATCATCGGCGCGGGCGCTGGCGACCTGATCCACGAGGTGGCCGTGCTGATGGAGTTCGGCGGCTCATCGGAGGATCTTGCGCGCACCTGCCACGCGCACCCGACGCTTTCGGAAGCGGTGAAGGAAGCGGCGCTGGCCGTGGAAAAGCGCGCGCTCCATATTTGA